The following proteins are co-located in the Sulfurovum sp. TSL6 genome:
- the ppsA gene encoding phosphoenolpyruvate synthase has protein sequence MSQYIKWFNELGIEDVDLVGGKNASLGEMYQNLTQEGIRIPNGFAITAEAYRAILDTNDAWEKLHAQLDSLNPDDVVQLQACGKRCREIIYECKLPDTMVAQISDAYEALKVEYGEDITLAIRSSATAEDSPEASFAGQNESYLNIHGLDALLEAYRRCLASNFTDRSIHYKFDHGFDNLKVYLSVVVMKMVRSDIGESGVMFSIDSETGFKDVVFINAAYGLGENIVQGSIAPDSFYVHKPTFKKGHRTVLKRRLGDKALKMVFSEAIHQGNLAVEYTKNIDTPKADQRRFCIDDNDVLLLADYAIKIEEHYSKQAGYKKPMDMEWAKDGLDGHIYIVQARPETVESRKEGTQLEMYHLKERSEVLLEGQAVGTKIGSGKVCKIVDASKLDNFKAGDVLVAETTSPDWEPVMKIASAIVTNSGGRTCHAAIVSRELGIPAIVGAENAVGILEDGQEITVSCAEGEIGLVYEGKLDFEIIKTDLSSVSKTKTKIMMNLGNPDMAFSLASLPVDGIGLARMEFIINTSIKVHPMALIHPEKIDEATDKKIGQLTAAYDSPQSYFVKVLSEGVATIASSVYPNPCVVRMSDFKSNEYASLLGGEFFEIDEANPMIGFRGASRYTHPNYEEGFALECAAMKHVRDEMGFDNVILMIPFCRRVEEGQRVLDAMEKYGLKRGENGLKVYVMCEIPNNVIQIDAFCTLFDGISIGSNDLTQLTLGVDRDSEIVAFDYDERDPGVMKMIEMAVEGAKRNHRHSGICGQGPSDYPEMAEALVKMGIESISLNPDTVLQTIQNISELEAQHKDII, from the coding sequence ATGTCTCAGTATATTAAATGGTTTAATGAACTTGGTATTGAAGATGTTGATCTGGTGGGTGGTAAAAATGCTTCGCTAGGTGAGATGTATCAAAATCTTACGCAAGAAGGTATACGTATCCCTAATGGCTTTGCGATTACTGCAGAAGCGTATCGAGCAATACTCGATACCAACGATGCCTGGGAGAAGTTACATGCCCAGCTTGACAGTTTGAATCCTGATGATGTGGTCCAACTGCAAGCATGTGGGAAGCGTTGTCGAGAGATCATCTATGAGTGTAAACTTCCTGATACTATGGTTGCACAGATAAGCGACGCTTACGAAGCACTTAAAGTGGAGTATGGTGAAGATATAACGCTGGCGATAAGAAGTTCGGCAACGGCTGAAGACTCTCCTGAAGCCTCTTTTGCAGGACAGAATGAGAGTTATCTTAATATTCATGGCTTAGATGCTCTTTTGGAAGCTTATAGGCGCTGTTTGGCTTCTAATTTTACTGATCGTTCCATACATTACAAGTTTGACCATGGGTTTGACAACCTGAAAGTCTATTTGAGTGTGGTTGTAATGAAAATGGTCAGAAGTGATATAGGTGAGAGCGGAGTCATGTTTTCCATTGATTCTGAGACTGGTTTTAAGGATGTGGTCTTTATCAATGCTGCGTATGGTTTAGGGGAGAATATTGTTCAAGGAAGCATTGCTCCAGACAGTTTCTATGTGCATAAACCTACGTTTAAAAAAGGCCACCGTACAGTACTCAAAAGAAGACTTGGCGATAAAGCACTCAAAATGGTCTTCTCAGAGGCTATTCATCAGGGTAATCTTGCTGTGGAGTATACGAAAAACATAGATACCCCTAAAGCTGATCAAAGACGGTTTTGTATCGATGATAATGATGTACTTCTTTTGGCTGATTACGCTATAAAAATTGAAGAGCACTATTCAAAACAGGCAGGATATAAGAAGCCGATGGATATGGAGTGGGCAAAAGACGGGTTGGATGGACATATTTATATCGTGCAGGCACGTCCGGAAACGGTGGAATCAAGAAAAGAAGGTACACAGTTGGAAATGTATCATCTTAAAGAACGTAGTGAAGTATTGCTTGAAGGACAAGCCGTAGGTACAAAGATAGGTTCGGGAAAAGTATGTAAGATCGTTGATGCAAGTAAACTGGATAATTTTAAAGCAGGTGATGTATTGGTTGCAGAAACGACCAGCCCTGACTGGGAGCCTGTGATGAAAATTGCTTCTGCTATCGTGACAAACAGTGGGGGAAGAACATGTCATGCAGCCATCGTCTCAAGAGAGTTGGGTATTCCAGCGATAGTAGGGGCTGAAAATGCAGTAGGTATCTTAGAAGATGGTCAAGAAATTACTGTGAGTTGTGCCGAAGGTGAGATAGGTTTAGTGTATGAGGGAAAATTAGATTTTGAGATCATTAAAACAGACCTTAGCAGTGTATCGAAAACCAAAACTAAGATCATGATGAATCTTGGTAATCCTGATATGGCATTTTCATTGGCTTCACTGCCTGTTGATGGTATCGGGTTGGCACGAATGGAGTTTATCATCAATACTTCCATTAAAGTACATCCGATGGCACTGATACATCCTGAAAAAATTGATGAGGCTACAGATAAAAAAATCGGTCAACTTACAGCGGCATATGACAGTCCACAGTCATATTTTGTAAAAGTGCTCTCTGAAGGGGTAGCCACTATTGCTTCATCCGTTTATCCTAACCCATGTGTGGTAAGAATGAGTGACTTCAAATCCAATGAATATGCCTCTTTGCTGGGAGGAGAGTTCTTTGAAATCGATGAAGCCAACCCTATGATCGGTTTTCGTGGTGCATCACGCTATACACATCCAAACTATGAAGAGGGGTTTGCGCTGGAATGTGCAGCCATGAAACATGTGAGAGATGAGATGGGTTTTGATAATGTCATTTTAATGATCCCTTTTTGTCGTAGAGTAGAAGAGGGACAGAGGGTATTGGATGCCATGGAGAAATATGGTCTTAAACGTGGTGAAAACGGCTTAAAGGTCTATGTTATGTGTGAGATACCGAACAATGTGATACAGATAGATGCATTTTGTACGCTTTTTGATGGTATCAGCATAGGTTCTAATGACTTAACCCAATTGACACTTGGGGTTGATCGAGATTCTGAGATAGTGGCATTTGATTATGATGAACGTGATCCTGGTGTGATGAAAATGATAGAAATGGCAGTAGAAGGTGCTAAACGTAATCACCGACATAGCGGTATATGCGGGCAAGGACCTTCCGACTACCCGGAGATGGCAGAAGCTTTGGTAAAAATGGGCATAGAATCTATAAGTTTAAATCCTGATACAGTGCTACAGACTATTCAGAATATAAGTGAATTAGAAGCTCAGCATAAAGATATTATTTAA
- a CDS encoding TIGR01777 family oxidoreductase: MKKIAIIGANGFIGENMQSFFKAEGFDVLPLGKEDTKKDIVEITKVLEGVDIIINLAGAPIIHRWNDAYKKVLYDSRIVTTKKIVTAMSHMKKKPELFISTSAIGIYATNGPMSESDYIYSDNFLAKICKDWEYEAQQAHDFTRVVIFRFGVVLGKGGGALSKMLPSFKLGIAGTIGDGTEPFSWVHITDLLNAYLFVFKNNDLEGTFNLSAPYPVTNKVLTKTLGKILHRPTVIPLPKFVLRFLYSEGATVLTEGQCVIPERLVKHHFIFKYPTIEEALREVLD; encoded by the coding sequence ATGAAGAAAATAGCAATTATAGGAGCCAATGGTTTTATAGGGGAAAATATGCAATCTTTTTTCAAGGCAGAAGGCTTTGATGTGCTCCCTTTAGGTAAAGAAGATACCAAAAAAGATATTGTAGAGATCACCAAGGTGCTTGAAGGTGTAGATATCATTATCAATCTTGCCGGTGCACCCATAATCCATCGGTGGAATGATGCCTATAAAAAAGTACTCTATGATAGCAGGATCGTCACGACCAAGAAGATTGTAACAGCTATGTCTCACATGAAAAAGAAACCGGAACTTTTTATCTCTACTTCCGCTATCGGTATCTATGCTACAAACGGTCCAATGAGTGAATCAGACTATATCTACTCCGATAATTTTTTAGCAAAAATTTGTAAAGATTGGGAATATGAAGCTCAACAGGCGCATGATTTTACCCGAGTCGTCATTTTTCGTTTTGGCGTTGTACTGGGAAAAGGAGGCGGAGCACTCTCTAAAATGCTGCCATCATTCAAGTTGGGTATTGCAGGAACTATAGGAGATGGGACTGAACCGTTTAGCTGGGTACATATAACGGACCTTCTGAATGCTTATCTTTTTGTATTTAAGAACAATGACCTGGAGGGGACATTCAATCTCTCTGCACCCTACCCTGTAACAAACAAGGTGCTTACTAAAACACTTGGCAAAATCTTGCATAGACCGACAGTGATACCCTTACCAAAATTTGTCCTGAGATTTCTCTACTCAGAAGGTGCAACGGTATTGACCGAAGGACAATGTGTTATTCCTGAACGATTAGTGAAACATCACTTTATCTTCAAATACCCAACCATAGAAGAGGCGCTTAGAGAAGTATTAGATTAA